The Paenibacillus amylolyticus genome contains the following window.
GTCAGACAGGCGATCCCCGCAATCAATGATCACGGCTGTCTCTCCCAGCGGAGCCAAGACCTCCTCTGTCCAAGCATACGGTAATTCGCTCATGCGCCATCTCCCCTTTTTCCACACGTTTAACGTATCGTTATTTCTCTCTCTCCAATGCCTGTAATACGAGTGAACGAACCGCCGGAAACGGCTTTTCTTCTTCTGTACGTATCGCAAGATACAGTGTCTGCAAAAACAGACGCACATTCAGGTTCCTATGACTGGTGTCCAGAAGTGATCTGTTTACCGCGTTATCTCCTTGATGAAGGGAATCGATCCACAACGTAATATCTTTTGGCTCCAGCAGATTGCGTCGAAGAATGGTCACTACAGCATGCGCTATTCGCTGATCTTCATCATGGAGGTAAACTTCACTTGATTCGGTTATTTTCCGACTGATTGCATGCAGAAGTTCCAGCAGATCCGTTCGCTCCAGATATGGCGACTGAGCCAGGTCTTCAACCGCATCCGCCGCATGTGCGGGGGCATGCGCCCAGCCCCTTTCATCGACATAGCCGCGAACATCTTTTTCGCATTCCAGATATGTAGTTAACCGATGCTGAATCCCTGTAATATCCTCCTTGTTCAGGAAAGACCGCTGGCGATCCACATTCAGAATTGGGGGTATTAACAACACGGAGAACGTCCGTGTAAACACACTGTCCGTTCCCTGCTCTCCGATGCCATAAAGAGGTGCTGATCGTCCAGAGCCAACTGCAACACATGCCTCAGTTCGTCTTCCATAAATACACCCTGTCCAATCCAGGTTGCCAACGTAATATAGATCAATTCATCTCGCAAAACAGGGTCAGGACTACCAATATGCTGCATCATATGCAGTGCCAATTCGTAAGGCTGTTCCACGAGATCGATGGAATGGTTAGCCGACCGGATATGCTGCAATTTTTGCTTTAACATCAGAGCATCCATCTATTGTGACTCCCGGGATGAATTCAAATGAACACTGCAATTGTACAGTTCACATTGCCATGTATCATCGTTCTTGGTAATCCGGGTAATGGATGTGTTGGACAGCTTCACGCTAACATCAAGCTCAGGCACCAGACCTCGCAGTGTATTCCGCAGGACGGCTCCGTGACTGACAACAATCACTCTTCCATTGGGGTGCTGCTGTACAATATACTCAAGCACCGCACTGCCTCGAACAGTCCCGGCATCTGCAAGCTCCCGTCCCAGATCCAGGGTACTCCAGTCTGCTCCCCACTTGGCTAACCGTTCCTCTTCCGTCGTTCCTTCGACCTGTCCTCCGCCCATCTCGCGAAGTCTGGGGTCCAGATGGATCTCCTGAATGCCCAATCGATCACCAATGATGCGAGCCGTCTCACTTGCACGCTCCAAGTCACTGGCATAGATGGCATCCCATGATTCCTCGGCCAGTCTGGCGGCAAGTAAAACAGCCTGCTGCCTTCCTTCCTGATCCAGCGGATTATCCGTCTGTCCCTGCGAACGTTTTTCCTTATTCCACGCGGTACTTCCATGACGAATCAATGCAATTTGAGTCATTGTTGGTCCTCACCTTTTTCTATATGAAGTTCATCTTCTGTAAAATGTTTACGTGCCTTCGGCTTGGCAAATTTGCCGCCATTATATTGATCTGAACCGTTTCTCGGAATGGAGAGACTGTCCCAGGCTGTTTCTTTAAGCATTTTTGCGGCAAATACAATCTGCCCGACATGATACGGATAATGCGCCAATTGCCGGATAATTGCCTCCATGACGGTGTGTCCTTCATTGCGAATGTAGATGATGTGAGACAATTGCTCCGGTGTAAACGAACGAATGGCTTCAAGCAGACAATTCCAGCCTTCCTCCCATTTGGAGAGCAACTCTTCCCGGGAAGCAATATCATTCACGAATTCGGCATCGCGTTCACGCCACGGTTTCTCACCATCTGTTGTCAGTACATCCGTCCAACGGGACAGCATGTTGCCCCATAGATGTTTTACGATCACGGCAATGCTGTTCGCATCTTCATTCCAGGATTGAAACAATTGCTCCGTCTCCAGTTGCGCCATCGCTTTTTCCCCGAGCTGCTTGTAATACAGGAATTGCTTCTCCGCTGTCTCCAGAAAAACCTGATTCATATCCATCCGTTAACCACCCTTTGGAAAAGTATGTTGTTCCCTGAACACGTTCAGACAGATCCGCCACATGTTACTTTATTCAGGAAATGAGAATGTGCCGTCTGCATTCGGTGCAAATGGAATGACTTTACGAACCGCATCCAGATTAAGTTCTCCATAGATATGTGGAAATAGTTCATTCAATTCGTACAGGTCCTCATACACCAGTTCCGGCTTCAATGCCTTCTCATCAATGCTAAGCAATAACAGATCCGTGCGGCCTGCATAGTATTGCCCGGCTACCCATGGAATCTGCTCCTTTGTGGAACAATGAATGAATCCGTCCGTCTCCAGGCTATCGGGTGCGTACTCACTCCCCTTCGACACTTGCTCCCACAATGAACGGGAAATAATACTATAGATCATGGTTCCGCCTCCTTCAATTTCTGCGATGTACCCTATGTGTCATTGGAAATATTATAGATCATCCCGGATACGGGAGTATACTTTTTGATCGGTGAATACCCCTTTGATCTTCAACTGTTTGCGCAGCAAACCTTCGTACGACATGCCCAGCTTCTCCATGACACGTGCAGAGCCTATGTTGCCTGCATTACATTTCCCTTCCAGCCGATTGAAGTCAAGTTCCCGAAAGCAATAATCCACGATGGGTTGCATCGCTTCTGCCGCGAGACCCTTACCCCATTGATTACTGGCTATTGCGTATCCCAGTTCAGCACTTTGCATGGCTTCGTTGAGATGAAAAATGCCACCTCTCCCGATCAGCGTCCCTGTTTCCTTCAGGATAAAAGCCCAGATATGGACCGTTCTCCGTTCATAATTATCCAGTACCCGCTGAATGTATTGAAAGGAGTCCTCCACCGTCTCATGGCAGTTCCACAGGCTTTGCTGACTCACTCGTGGATCAGAGGCAAACGCATAATATTCATCGAGATCATCCATCGTAAGGCGTCTCAGCTTCAGCCGCTGTGTTTCGAATTCGGGCGATTCGGCAAAAAGTTTCTCTACATTCACTCAGAGCACCTCCATGATTAAATTGAGTACATCATCAAGCCATCTTATTTCTCAGGAAATAACGATCTATGATCACCATGCATAGAATACCGACCGTATATCGAATCAGATCTATCACCAGAAAACCATGTCCCAAAATAAGCGCACCCCATATGGTTGAGCGTATCTCGATCAGCCAAGGCGTCTGAATCAACTGCGAGAACTCAATCAACCAGCTGAATATGCAGCTAAAAGACACGGCCCATACCATGCTGCGACGAGGCCACAACATGCGAACTCCAAAATAGATCATGCCCGCCCATAATGCATCCCCTGAATGTTCATGCACCCAATTCGGCAATTGATCACCAAAGTGTCTGGATGCGAGTCCTGCGGCCATGGTCATCATGACTGCGAAGAAATAGATCAGCCTGTCTTTCATAAATACGCTTTTCAATCCATCACACGCCTTTATCAAGCACTTCTAAAATAAACTGCGTTTTGGCAGCGGTATACGATTCCCTGTCTTCCTTATTCTCATCAGCCAGCTTCGCCTTCAAGGCAGCATAGGCTTCCACCAGATCTGGGCGTTTTCTCAGCACATTCCGAAAGCGGATTTGGCGATCCCAACGCTCCTCTCCCGGGCGCATCAGATGAAGGTGTACAGATCTCCTCCCATCCTTGACCCTGACCCAGAATCGTCTATAATTCCGACCATCCAGTTCAGGCGGAACGTAATTCCAGCCCACCGGATTCAACTGATCGGCAATCCGATCCATGTCATCCCATGACTGTACCTGTGCCATCAGATCAATAATCGGTTTGGCGGGTAATCCCGGAATGGACGTGCTGCCGATATGTTCGAATGAATGGATATTAAACTGCTCTAAAAGGTTTTTGAGTTGCCGAATCTCCTCCTGAGCCTGTGCATCCCAATTGGGGTTGGCTGGAGCAATCTCTACCGGCTCTGTCGCCCAGGCAGGCCAATTCTCCGGTTGCAACGGATCTGTCATTAACAAGCTTCCTCCTTGATCTCGCGATATAAATTAAACTAAAGAATATTTACAATGCAAACTCCGATGACAGAACAACCTTCCGATCGCTGTTATCCCCAGATTTTTTTGATTCCTTTTATAAAGGGGAAATCCGGGGATAGCGTATCCTTCCGATGTAGCTTTCTTGCAGAAAGCTTGTAGGCGAACGCTCCGCTTCTTCAGGTCCTTTCTGTCCTCTCCGTTTTGTGTAAATGTTTAGTTCAATTTATACATATTTCTATATATCCAAAAAGGAGCGTATGTCTACGCCCCCGATTGTCTGATACCCTTAATCACATTGATGATATTTAACGTGATGATGTATTCAATTAATTCTTTGGATTTATGCAAAACGCTTCATTAATATGAAGATTTATTTTACCGTAACAGGTATGGTCACTTTTTTGTTGCCCCACTTGGCTGTTATGGACGTTTTGCCTTTGCCTACAGCCACGATCTTGCCATTCGTAACTGTTGCTACGCCCGGCTTCGTGCTACTCCACACTGCACTGTTGGTTACAACCGTGGTCTTGCCCGTATCATACTGGGCCATCACAGTCAGTGTTGTACTTCCCTGCGGAGACAAGACCAGTTTTTTCTGGCCTGTAATCAGCTTTTTGAGCAAAGGTACAACGGTAACCTCTGCCTTTATTGTCTGATTTTGATAAGTTCCTGTCAAGGTGGCTTGTCCTTCGGTCAACGTTTTGACGGCTCCATTTTTCACGATAGCTACATTCGTATTGGAAGAGGTCCATATCACTTGTTTTGAAAGGTTGATCGTTTTACCGTTTGCGTAGGTCCCGATGACCTTCAACGCCTTGGACTTCTTAATGTTCAGCTGCATGGTAGCAGGGGTAACCTCAACTTTGGTAATCTCATCCGTCACGGCAACCGGGACTTTCACGATCGTTGTTCCGTATTTGCCTTGAAGCAATACTCTGCCAGGCGTAACACCTTTGATTTTACCGTTTTCCAGCACAGCCGAGCTACTCGATACCGACCATACAATCTCAGACGTCACATCTTCTTCCTTGCCATTCGCACGGGTAATACTTACTTTCGGTAGAGTGCTTTCACTGCCTTTAACGAAATTATAGGAGTTCGGTGAAGCTTTGATGCTTTTGATCTTCTCCTGCACCTGCACAACCAACTGGGCT
Protein-coding sequences here:
- a CDS encoding DUF2785 domain-containing protein; the protein is MFTRTFSVLLIPPILNVDRQRSFLNKEDITGIQHRLTTYLECEKDVRGYVDERGWAHAPAHAADAVEDLAQSPYLERTDLLELLHAISRKITESSEVYLHDEDQRIAHAVVTILRRNLLEPKDITLWIDSLHQGDNAVNRSLLDTSHRNLNVRLFLQTLYLAIRTEEEKPFPAVRSLVLQALEREK
- a CDS encoding histidine phosphatase family protein; the encoded protein is MTQIALIRHGSTAWNKEKRSQGQTDNPLDQEGRQQAVLLAARLAEESWDAIYASDLERASETARIIGDRLGIQEIHLDPRLREMGGGQVEGTTEEERLAKWGADWSTLDLGRELADAGTVRGSAVLEYIVQQHPNGRVIVVSHGAVLRNTLRGLVPELDVSVKLSNTSITRITKNDDTWQCELYNCSVHLNSSRESQ
- a CDS encoding DUF1572 family protein — encoded protein: MDMNQVFLETAEKQFLYYKQLGEKAMAQLETEQLFQSWNEDANSIAVIVKHLWGNMLSRWTDVLTTDGEKPWRERDAEFVNDIASREELLSKWEEGWNCLLEAIRSFTPEQLSHIIYIRNEGHTVMEAIIRQLAHYPYHVGQIVFAAKMLKETAWDSLSIPRNGSDQYNGGKFAKPKARKHFTEDELHIEKGEDQQ
- a CDS encoding DUF952 domain-containing protein, producing MIYSIISRSLWEQVSKGSEYAPDSLETDGFIHCSTKEQIPWVAGQYYAGRTDLLLLSIDEKALKPELVYEDLYELNELFPHIYGELNLDAVRKVIPFAPNADGTFSFPE
- a CDS encoding GNAT family N-acetyltransferase; translated protein: MNVEKLFAESPEFETQRLKLRRLTMDDLDEYYAFASDPRVSQQSLWNCHETVEDSFQYIQRVLDNYERRTVHIWAFILKETGTLIGRGGIFHLNEAMQSAELGYAIASNQWGKGLAAEAMQPIVDYCFRELDFNRLEGKCNAGNIGSARVMEKLGMSYEGLLRKQLKIKGVFTDQKVYSRIRDDL
- a CDS encoding DUF2809 domain-containing protein translates to MKSVFMKDRLIYFFAVMMTMAAGLASRHFGDQLPNWVHEHSGDALWAGMIYFGVRMLWPRRSMVWAVSFSCIFSWLIEFSQLIQTPWLIEIRSTIWGALILGHGFLVIDLIRYTVGILCMVIIDRYFLRNKMA
- a CDS encoding GrpB family protein, which encodes MTDPLQPENWPAWATEPVEIAPANPNWDAQAQEEIRQLKNLLEQFNIHSFEHIGSTSIPGLPAKPIIDLMAQVQSWDDMDRIADQLNPVGWNYVPPELDGRNYRRFWVRVKDGRRSVHLHLMRPGEERWDRQIRFRNVLRKRPDLVEAYAALKAKLADENKEDRESYTAAKTQFILEVLDKGV
- a CDS encoding Ig-like domain-containing protein → MSRIKLAIRGTLALIMVLTLLVPSLALAATGDVTSIEITNTSPQKMSVAETASLQVMATVEGFDNKQDVTEGVTWSTSNAAVATMVKGKVKAVAAGEATIFAEVDGAKAQLVVQVQEKIKSIKASPNSYNFVKGSESTLPKVSITRANGKEEDVTSEIVWSVSSSSAVLENGKIKGVTPGRVLLQGKYGTTIVKVPVAVTDEITKVEVTPATMQLNIKKSKALKVIGTYANGKTINLSKQVIWTSSNTNVAIVKNGAVKTLTEGQATLTGTYQNQTIKAEVTVVPLLKKLITGQKKLVLSPQGSTTLTVMAQYDTGKTTVVTNSAVWSSTKPGVATVTNGKIVAVGKGKTSITAKWGNKKVTIPVTVK